The DNA window GGACCCCTTTGCGGGTCGGCAGGGAGCGAATCAGGCGTCGCATGACGACGGCGGCGTCGTTCCGGTACGGGAGCGAATCGAACATGCCGGTCGTCCCCTGGGAACGGCCGTCGCACGGATCGGAAACATACGCGGCGAACGGCACGCCGCCGCGAGATTTCAGCTCCCGCGCGGCCGCTTCGACCAGCAGGCCGACTTCCCAGTGGCCCGTGTGGTAGCCAAGCGCGACGGGCGAACCATCGGGGGCGCGGAGTCCGCCCTGGGTGCTGAGAATGAGGAACTGCGGGCCGAGCATTTCGCGCGGGTCCCAGCCCATGCCGGCGTTCTGGGTGAGTCCGAACAGATCGCCGCTGGACCAGGTGCGGAGCATTTCGTCGGTCAGCGGCAGGGAGCCTTTAGGACCGACGGCGGACGTTTGCACCTCAAAACCGGGGGCCTCGCCCATCAGATCGGCAAGCGTAGGAACAGGGCTGCTGGCAGGATTCATAACGATCGCTCGCGGAGGACGAAGACTTCGCTAAGAAGACCCGTCCAGGGGAAAGGAAGGACGCGGCAAAGATGGGGCCGCGCTGGCGATATTATGAAGGAAGCCCGAGGGGGCCGGCAACTCCTCTGCAGGGAAGCGGGCGACGGGACGATTGAGCCGTGGAGATTGCCGAGCCTTTGAAGCGCGCCGGTCAGGTGCGGCGATGAGAGATCGTCTCGCGAATGACGACTTTCTGAGTCTGCTTTCTCACGAATGGCAGAACCAGAATCCGCAGTTGATTCTCTTTTTGTTCTTTAGCCGGCGCCACCAACCAGAGCACATGCATCGGTTGGCGCAGCTTTTAACAGGTTTGCCACAAGAGGGTTGTCCGCCACTTGTGGCCATTGCGCTTCGAGGTGTTCCAGAGTGCCTGCTTCCCACGCGAAGCGGGCATCGCTTTCTGATTGCCCGTAGTAGAGGGTGATCGCCATCTCAAAGCCGTCGTCGTCGAACTCGGAGTCTTCCAACAGCGCATCGACCGCATGAACAATCCGGCGAATTGACATCTGCATCTCGTCCGGTTCGCACTTGTACGCAGTACTGCCAATGCCTCGGCAATCAAAGTCTACCTTCGGCGTTATCTTGGGATAGTTACCGCATCCGATGCACAGGGTGTCGGCATCGTAGCCATCCTCAACGGGAGCACCCGTAATGCGGCACTCCTGATAAAAACGCACGAAGCCATTCAGCACTTCGCCAGGCGACACCGGCTCCGTGAGCAGATCCCGCGCGTATTCGAAAAAGAAAACGACCACTTCGTCGGCAGTCAATTCGGATGGAAACTTCATCGGCGAATCCGTCCCTGGGATGGGAATACTAACAACTTGACCTTGCGCTCATCGCCTGGGCCGCTGGCTGCTTCATTCAGGCCGGACGACCACTTCATCAAAGCGACTGACGGTGTGATGCGTGTGTTCGCCGACGACGGGCGCGTTGCCGGGGCGGGTTAGCAGGACGGTTTGCAGGCCGGCGGTGCGGGCGGCGTCGAGTTCGGCGACGACGTCGGAAAAGAAGACGATCTCCTGCGGCGACAGGGAGAAGTCTTGCGCGATCTGCGCGTAGCTGTGCGGCTCCTTTTTGGGGCCGGTCGTGGTGTCGTAGTGGCCGCGGAACCAGGGGAGCAGGTTGCCGGCGATCGTATGCCCAAAGAACAGCTTCTGCGCTGCGATGCTGCCGGAGGAGTAGATCCGCACGTCCAGCCGGGCTTCGCTCCAGTGCTGGAGCGCCTCGGGCGTGTCGTCGTACACGTGGGCCTGGAGTTCGCCGCTGTCGAAGCCGCTACGCCAGATTAATCCCTGCAGCTGCTTGAGGCCGGTCGCTTTGATATCGCCGTCCATCAGGCGGACGACTTCATCGCGCACCAGCGCCTGGCGGGCGGCCGCATCGGCTTCTGCTCCGGCCCATTCGTCCAGCGAAGCGTGGCCTGCATCGATGGCGATCTGCTCGCACGTTTGCTGCAGGTCGGGCTCCTCCCAGGCGGCGGCCAGGTAGCCTTCCAGCTCGCGCCGCACGAAGGGGAACATCACGTCGTAGACAAAGCTGACCGAGGAGGTGGTGCCTTCGATATCCAGCAGCACCGCCTGGGCGGTTAACTCGATCACGGCTTCACCGCGGGATCGATTTGCGGGGCGTCGTCGGACGGCAGGTACTGCGGACCCATGCAGATCGGCGTGTAGCCGGCGTGGATGCCTTCTTCGATGTAGTGCGGGGTCCAGCCGGACGGATCTTCAAACAGGCGGATGCAGCGGATGTTCCGGTCGCTGCACAGATCGAACCAGTGCTTCGTGCCGTTGGGCACGTTGATCAGATCGCCCGACTCGACCTGCACGGCGAAAACCGGGCCGTTGTCGGGGTGAATGTGGAACACGCCGGAGCCTTTAACGGTGAAGCGGACTTCATCTTCACTATGCGTATGTTCCGACGAGAACTTGGCCAGCATGGCGTCGAGGTTGGGCGTCTCGGGCGAAACATTGATGACGTCGGCCGTGACAAATCCGCCTTGCTGTTTCAGGCGTTCGATTTCCGGCGCGTAGGCGGCCAGGATCTCTTCGCTGTCGGCGTCGCGATCAATGCGGCCGGCGACATCCCACTTTTCATACCAGATGCCAAAGGGGGCCAGAAATTCGCGGATTTCGGCGGGGTCGGTGATTTGACGGTTTTCGTCTTGAATACGAACGACAGCCATAACGGGAGACTCTCCTGGCAAGAAACGACATGGATTCCGGCCCCGCATTGTAATGGATGCAACCGGCGAATGGCTAGTTGCGGACGCGCCCGTTCCCGCTGGCGCCGACCTTTCGCTGCGGCGCGGTACAATGGGGCTGGATCGCCCTTGTTCTGGAACCCGTTTATGCAGCGTATTTACCTCGATCATAACGCCACCACTCCGCTGGCGGCCGTCGCCGCGGCGGCGATGGCGGAAGCGGATCGGAAGGCTTTCGCCAACCCGGCCAGTCAGCACGAATTTGGCCGGAAGGCGCGGCGCCGGCTGGAAACGGCCCGGGAGGCGATCCTGGCCGAGCTGGGCGGGCAGGTGCACGGCATGCAGCACGACCATCTGGTGTTTACCAGCGGCGGCACGGAAGCGAACAACCTCGCCCTGCTGGGACTGGCCGGTGCGGAGCCGGGGACCTTGTTGATTTCGGCGATCGAACATCCGAGCGTCACGGCGGCGGCCCTGCTGCTGCAGCGTCGGGGTTTTGAAGTGGAGAAGATCGGCGTCTGCCGGGAGGGCGTCGTCGATCTGGCGGCGCTGGAGGAGCGGCTGCAGGCTGGCGGGGATGTGCGTCTGGTCAGCATCATGCTCGGCAATAACGAGACGGGCGTGCTGCAGCCAGTGCGCGAAGCGGCCCAGCTTTGCCGGGCAGCCGGCGTGCCGTTGCATACCGACGCGGTCCAGGCGGTGGGGAAGATCGGCGTGGATTTCCGGGGGCTGGGGGTGTCGGCGTTGTCGTTTGCGGCCCATAAATTCCACGGTCCACGGGGAATTGGCGGCCTGCTGCTGCGGAACCATTTGAAGCTGGAGCCGCAGCTGGCCGGCGGTTTCCAGCAGGCCGGTTTGCGGCCCGGCACGGAACCGGTCTCGCTGGCGGTCGGGATGGCGGCCGCCCTGGCGGCGTGGCGTTTGGAAGCGAACGAGCGAACGGCCCGGCTGGCGGAGCTGCGTGACTTGCTGGAAGCGAAGATCCTGCTCGGCGCGCCGGATACGATCAGGGTGGGCGGCGGTGCGGCCCGTCTGCCGCATACGAGCAATCTGGCGTTTCCCGGCCAGGATCGCCAGGCGTTGCAGATGGCTCTAGACATGGCGGGCGTCGCTTGTTCGACCGGTTCGGCCTGCGCCAGCGGCTCCAGCGAACCGTCGCCCGTGCTGCAGGCGATGGGCCTGCCGCAGGCGGTGGTGGAGGGCTCTTTGCGGTTCAGCCTGGGGGCGGACACGCGGCCGGTCGACGTG is part of the Lignipirellula cremea genome and encodes:
- the mtnC gene encoding acireductone synthase; translated protein: MIELTAQAVLLDIEGTTSSVSFVYDVMFPFVRRELEGYLAAAWEEPDLQQTCEQIAIDAGHASLDEWAGAEADAAARQALVRDEVVRLMDGDIKATGLKQLQGLIWRSGFDSGELQAHVYDDTPEALQHWSEARLDVRIYSSGSIAAQKLFFGHTIAGNLLPWFRGHYDTTTGPKKEPHSYAQIAQDFSLSPQEIVFFSDVVAELDAARTAGLQTVLLTRPGNAPVVGEHTHHTVSRFDEVVVRPE
- a CDS encoding 1,2-dihydroxy-3-keto-5-methylthiopentene dioxygenase produces the protein MAVVRIQDENRQITDPAEIREFLAPFGIWYEKWDVAGRIDRDADSEEILAAYAPEIERLKQQGGFVTADVINVSPETPNLDAMLAKFSSEHTHSEDEVRFTVKGSGVFHIHPDNGPVFAVQVESGDLINVPNGTKHWFDLCSDRNIRCIRLFEDPSGWTPHYIEEGIHAGYTPICMGPQYLPSDDAPQIDPAVKP
- a CDS encoding cysteine desulfurase family protein, with product MQRIYLDHNATTPLAAVAAAAMAEADRKAFANPASQHEFGRKARRRLETAREAILAELGGQVHGMQHDHLVFTSGGTEANNLALLGLAGAEPGTLLISAIEHPSVTAAALLLQRRGFEVEKIGVCREGVVDLAALEERLQAGGDVRLVSIMLGNNETGVLQPVREAAQLCRAAGVPLHTDAVQAVGKIGVDFRGLGVSALSFAAHKFHGPRGIGGLLLRNHLKLEPQLAGGFQQAGLRPGTEPVSLAVGMAAALAAWRLEANERTARLAELRDLLEAKILLGAPDTIRVGGGAARLPHTSNLAFPGQDRQALQMALDMAGVACSTGSACASGSSEPSPVLQAMGLPQAVVEGSLRFSLGADTRPVDVERAADCILRVINNLRQQNSRRK